CAGAGGGATGGAAGGGTATCTTAGGTACCCCACCATGGGGTCTGAGGGACAAAAGGGAATCTCAGAGTCTATAGGGCCCAAGGGATAGGAGGGACATTTCAGAGACCCCTGTGAGGTCAAGGGCTGGGAGGGTGTCTTAGAAAGCCTCGTCATGGGCTCCAAAGGACAGAAGGAAGTCTGTAAGTCTCCTCGGGCTTGAGAACAGGAGGCCTCATGCTGACCGCCCTTTGTCCTTCTCTCAGGGAAGTGGACTGGTTCTCCCTGGCCAGCGTCATTTTCTTGCTGCTCTTCGCACCATTCATTGTATACTACTTCATCATGGCATGTGACCAGTACAGCTGCTCGCTGACCACCCCCGTAGTGGACATAGCCACCGGCCGTGCTAATCTGGCAGACATCTGGGCCAAGACACCACCTGTGACAGCTAAAGCTGTCCAACTGTATACCTTGTGGGTCAGCTTCCAGGTCAGTCCTCTGCCTTGGGGCTGGGGTGCAGTGGACGGGGACCATGGTGTGCTGCCAGGGTCTTGTCTGAGATGCAGACTTCTGACTCAGAGTGATGCTCATATTCTCGGGATGTAGCAGTTACCTCCAAAGCAGATACACAGAGCAGGAAGCATACGTGTGTCATACTGTATCTTCCATGGTTTCTAGCACCTGGCTGTAGCTCAGCAGCATGCCCTACCAGGCAGTGAACAAAACTGCCTGGGAGAGCATAGGCTGGCCTAGGGAGACCCTATACGTAGCTGGAATCTTTCTCACAGTAGCTCCTGGCAGGGGGTGTTCTAGGTAGACTCTTGGTAAACCCAAGGCTACTGCTTCCACCCACAGGTTTCCAGATGGTCCTGGTCAAGTGTGTTTTTGTTTATGATGCAGCCACTCTGACCTGAACTGGGCAGAAGCAGCCTTCATAGGTTGGATGTTGGACAGGGTGTGTTAGGGAACCACATGGGATGCAGATCAACTTGCATTTCCCCAGGCAGAACTTTGCATTGAGACTTGTTTCTTTCAGGGTCCAAGCTTTTGTGCTCCAGGGTTCCCCTCCTTTCATTCCCCTGGTCCTTTGGGTGAGAAGGATAGCGTGAGTCAAACCACATGGGATGTTGGACAGAGTTGTTAGGGAACCACATGGGATGCAGATCAACTTGCATTTCCCCAGGCAGAACTTTGCATTGAGACTTGTTTCTCCCAGGGTCCAAGCTTTTGTGCTCCAGGGTCCCCCTCCTTTCATTCCCCTGGTCCTTTGGGTGAGAAGGATAGCGTGAGTCAAAGCAAAAAAACCAGTGTAAGTAAACTGGTTCATcttttgcaactctgtgggtttggtgtcctgactacctagggagtcaggcaacaccttgagctgcttaggacagctctgatggctgaatTGCAAGGAGACATTTCAACCCTGGAGGGCGAGGTCTCTGGGACACCtcaagctgctcagaacaacagctctgccctgaaggtgtcccggacacctggagctgtttagcacagctctgacagctgaaactgcaaagaagcagtccagccctggaagggaaatttttctgacttctcaggagagtcaggcctggaactgctttaGCAGAGAAGGGTATCCTGACTATTTGggaaagtcaggctatacctggtgtgatgggtgATGGTTtccctgcaggatatagcaatcctgctcctctctggagagctgcaatctcctctggctcagtgttaccagctctctcttgctctgttcACTGAGCAACGTCTCAAcaaggatcttctgttcagctcctcgttgctcaatccactatgggatgtctcagcaaggttcttctgtttagctcccccttgctcaatccactatgggatgtcttagcaaggttcttctgttcagctcccccttgctcaatccactatgcgatgtcccagcaaggttcttctgtgcaccagtgaatgaaggtcttgaaacccaaaactcttttgagaaagagatttatttgggaaggaggagtccaggagagtagctgcctctaccagggtggagagaacagcttttTTTCTTACTTACTAGGCAAGGCGGTTTACACAGGAAGTCTTAGGGGTGGAGTCAACCCTGGGCCCAGGGTTCTACTATCCTGCTCTGTGagtggttggtttcacaagtcagttgccCAGggtcagagatggctctgatctgactgaacctaactgtgtttctttctgccctgatctgagccatctttccttagttctgggctccagggttaggtgggtttctttagccagccccttttccctaccaACAGCCCCGCCGTCCAGTTGAGGACAGGATAAATAACATGTGGTCTGTTCATGAGTGGAATACTCTTAGACTGTAGGAAGGAATGAGCTCTGGTATAGGCTGCTCTTTGGACCATTATTGGAAACAGGTGCCAGGTGGAAGATGCCAAGGCCCGTTCGAGTGATTGCATTTATGTGAAATGTCTAGACCATATCCACAGGCTGGAAAGATTGGTGGTTACCAGGGAGCACAGAAGGATGAGAAGCAGTTGACAATGGAAACAgggcttccttttttaaaataaaaaacaaaaacatttttttttaaagatttatttattttcctgggTGGtcgtggcaaatgcctttaatcccagcactcgggaggaagagacaggcagatctctgagtttgaggccagtctggtctacagaatgagttccaggacagccagggctaccgagagaaaacctgtctgaaaaaacaaacaaacaaaagatttatttattttatgtataggtGTTTTTCTTACAGGTATGTATGTCACTGTATGTTTACAGTACCTGGTGAAGGACAGAAGAGTAcagcataggatcccctggaactgagattacagactgttgtgagccgccatgtgggtgctggtgctgggaattgaatccaagccctctggacgagcagccagtgctcttaatggtcAAGTTGTTTCTCTCCACTCCCAGGGTTCTCTTGGGTAGTGTTTTAAAATCAGACTAGTGATGGTTGCCTGGTCTTGTGAACCTATTACATGACTTTGAACGGTGATGTTGAAAGGGTGGGCTTCATAGGGTGTGGATGGAACCTCAGTGTTTATAAATGGCCTTGAAAAGGGGTTGGGAGGACCCATGTGTTTGACTTGACCCTTGTGTTCCAAGGCCAGGAGTAGGTTTTTGCACATTTGTTGGGAAGCTAGACCAGCCCCTGGAGCACTAAACTCAGTGTCTTGTGTTCATATCTGTCTGATAAAATTAGGCCAGGTCAAATCGTACAACTATCCCCTGCAGGCTGCCAATCTTTCCGACTAAAATTCCATTTCAGGTGCTTCTTTATTCCTGGCTTCCTGACTTCTGCCACCGATTTCTGCCGGGCTATGTGGGAGGTGTCCAAGAAGGTGCCATAACTCCAGCAGGTAACCTTTCCCCTCAGTTGGTAGGTGTCTTTCCCTGGCCACCTCATATTCCTGGCTCCCAGAGCTGCTCTTCCACACCGAGTCCCAGATAAGAACTAATTTAGTTTGGATGTCGTCCACTAGGCTTCAAGGTTCCGGAAACATCCGTGCCATCATAGACACGGCTTCTTCCTCACTCAGGAATGCAGTCCTTGATTCTGCTGGCCTCTCCTCCCACTGCTTTACAGTGGTGTGGCAAGGCCAGCCCTACCACTAACCCATGGGTCATCTCTAAGAACCCTCAGGGAGCCCAGCTTCATACCGCTAATGGCGTGGGTTGGAATTCCGCCTGTCTAGCAGAGAGCTCTCAGAGAGACACTGTGGCAGACACAAGTGGAGCGTGGGAGAACACAGGGTTGGCCTTGCCTTACCTGCCACTGGATTGACCTTGCTAACTCCTCACAGACCTAAAGAGCATGAAAAGCAACTTGTAGAGGTCTCCCGCTCTGGCTTTGGTAGGAGCAgcccctttctctctgtgtgaggGTTGCCACTGGCTTGAAAGCCTGGGTATGCAACAGAAGATGCCCCCCTTCCAGAATGGTACCCGGGGGCTCCAGCCAGGGGTCTAAAGCAACAGAGGCCAAGGAGCAGGTAGGACGTGAGGCAGGTACACAGCCAGGCTGTGTGATCCAACGAGAGTGCTCTGTTTGATCCTGCAGGGATTGTAAACAAGTATGAGGTGAATGGACTGCAAGCCTGGCTCATTACTCACTTCCTCTGGTTTTTGAACGCTTACTTCCTATCCTGGTTCTCCCCCACCATCATCTTTGACAACTGGATCCCACTGCTGTGGTGTGCCAACATTCTGGGCTATGCTGTGTCCACATTCGCAATGATCAAGGGCTACCTGTTCCCCACCAGTGTTGAAGACCGGTAAGTTCCTTAGTGACTGGTCAAGCCTAGGATGGTGGATACCTCTACCCAGGGTTGTGTGCTCCCATACAGATAAATTGAGAAGCCTTGAGAAGTGATCAAAAAAGGATCAGCCTTTTTGAAGTCTGGGTTTTCTTGCTTGAGAGGCAACCAAGGCTGCCATGGGAGCAGCTAAACCAGAAGGACAGCTTCTGATGAGGCAGAGGTAGATCATTGCCTCTATCTTTGGATTATCTCTTGTGAAACAGCCTTAGCCTTGGAAAAGAATCTTGTTATTTTTATCATCACTGCTTCCCAGGAGATCCCTGCTTGCTTGAAGCATTCTCATGGAAACTTTGGGTTAGAGGCCAACCATCAGTTCCATCCCATCTGCCTACCCATCCATTTACTCATCTGTCCATCTACCCACTTACCATCTATTTACTCATCCATCCACCCTCACAACCACTTATCTAACCTTCTATACACCTACCCACCCATacacccatctatctatccatccatctatccattcatcaacCTACCCACcaacccatccattcatccatccatccacccaccataCACTCACTCATATATCTATTTATCCATCTACCTAACCCGTTATATACCCATACACCCTTCCATCTACCTatccactcattcatccatctacttacccatccacccatccatctactcaATCTATATATTTACCCATCcacccgtccatccatccatccatccatccatccatccatccatccatccatccatctgtccctccatccacccatctaccaaTCAGCAGATATTTGGTGAGGTCTTCTGGAATTCTTAATTTTGTCTGGGGATCCGGATGAAAACAGAACATCCCATCCTTAGCTGTTGGTTTTGGCTTGGGGAACCACACTCAGATGAGGATGCTGTGTGGCTTGTGTTACCCTGCCCTGCAGGTTACTTCTGTGCTGCCCTTTGTGGCTTCCAGGGctgtggctgcttttgcagatgtGATTGATGTTTTAGTTCTTTCTGCTTAGCCTGACGGTGGGAAGTAGACATGAGAACCTGCTGTCATAGCTCGCAATAATCCCTGTGCATGCACAGTAGGCTATACCTAGGAAGGGTCTCTACCCCGGTTATTATCTCAGCTAATTCTCTGCCCCAGTCTGGAATAAGGAGTCTGCTGTGGGCCCAGGTGACCAAGACCATGAGTGGTCACTGAAGTTGTAGAGCAGGGAGAAACGTGGGCCCTGGAGCTCAGGCTGTAAGCGCGGGGCACTTGCCACTTAATCCTTGTTCTGTGTCTTTGCTGTGCACTGTGTGCTCTAAGTGAGAACAAATGTGGATGTGGGGCAGAGGGAAGGACTGCCATGTTCTCCCCTCTGTGGATACTTCGTGGTTATGGCTGCACCCTTGCTGCCTCCTTTACTTGCCAGCACCTGAACACTGGTGTCCACGAAGCTGGATGAGCCACGTGTAGCAAGATGTGATAGTTGATTAAATGTGACTTTGGAGGGTGGGGAacatggcccagtggttaaaagcactggctgctcttgtagaggacctgggtttgattcccagcactcacatggcagctcacaactgtctgtgactccagttccaggggatcccatgccctcttctggcctctgaggacactgtatacatatgatgcacagacaaacattagggtaaaacactcatatacataaaaataaatctaaaacaaaattttaatgtatcttttgttgatatttttaagCAAATTCACAGGCAATTTCTTCTACAACTATATGATGGGCATTGAGTTCAACCCTCGAATTGGAAAGTGGTTTGACTTCAAGCTGTTCTTCAATGGACGCCCGGGGATCGTGGCCTGGACCCTTATCAACCTGTCCTTTGCTGCCAAGCAGCAGGAGCTTTATGGCCATGTGACCAACTCCATGATTTTGGTCAATGTCCTGCAGGTAACTTAGTGTGCTTACAGCTAGGGAGGGTGGGGTATCTGGGAGATTTCTCAGCATGCCATCCATTCAGAGCTGGCCCTTCCAGGCCACAGTGAGCACGTGTTGAGAATCTACCCTTATATGGATGCCACTGCCACTGTGCTAGCCCCAGGAGGGATGAGGTAGACACCATGCCGTCTGGCCCTGAGGGACTGCACTCAGATGGGATCTGAGAGTACCTGGGCTTTTGTGAACCAGCTTAGGTTAGAGAGGGGAGACCACAGACATACTCCAGGCACAAGCAGTGGCTTGTGTCGTCCACCTGGTGGGAGAGTCTGAGACACTGAGGAAGGGCCTCTGTCTGGAGCATTGAAAACTAGGGAGCTTGTGGCCAGGCGGGACCAACATGGGCCCTTTTGGGGATTTCCATCAACTCCTGAGCAgttatcactcaggaggctgcagcaggaggattcttgtgagttcaaggctgcctgGGGCCTACGAATTGAGTTTGAGAGCTGCCTGGACCAGGGTGTGAGACCCTTTTTTAAGAacaagactagagagatggctctgtggttaaagtACTTCCCCTAAAAGCATGCAGGCCAGGGttaggatccccagaacccatgtaaatgctgggtggATGTGGTAGCCCACCaataattccagcctcagaaggcagaggtaggagattTCCAGAGTAAGCTGACTAGTGAGATTAGccatcagtgagctctgggtttgactaagagaccttgactcaatgaataaagtggaagacttcaacctctggcctacacacacacacacacacacacaccaatagatagatagatagatagatagatagatagatagatagatagatagatagatagatagatagatagatagatagatagatatagagatagatatagatatatatagatatagatatagatccCCACACATGTactgcatacacatatgtgcaaaagaaaaggaaaaaaaaaaaaacagtaataacaaGAAGTAGTGAGAAAAAAATGCCCAGTGGTGTTGGGATGTGGCCTGGAGCTGGTGTGTCCAGCAGGGCTGCAGGGTGCCAGGTGAGAATGAttgcggaggaggaggaggccagcaGGAGGCCTTGGGCACAGCTCAGGCAGGCCCAGACTGGATGGGATAAATCCCTGCCTTCCACCGGCTCTGGTCGTTTGTACCTGTGGACCCGAGGAGTAAGTGATATGGCCAGCATCATGGCCTCTGGGAGGAGTCTTCTCTGTGGTCCTCCGTGAAGCTCCTTCTGTGCTGGGGCCTAGAGATGGATGCAGAAGAGACCCACTTTTCCAGAGAGCACTGGGTCTGGGCTCCTCGGGCCAGCTTCCCGTCACAGCCAAGGGACTGTGTGTGGGTGTTGTAGGCAAATCCCAGCATGCCTGTGTGAGGTGCCACTCCCCACTTATAAGGGACATGCTAGGGCAGGGTGCTCTGATGCTGTTGCTTATGTAACTGGCTGGCACACCTTAGTGGTGAGTCTGGAGTCTCTGGAAGGCTCCCTGTGTGTCCCAGCCATAGTCATAGCTTGTGGCCTCATGTTCCCTCGAGATGAGAAGTGACAAAGCAAAGCAGGGTCTTTGCTTCTTGCCCATCTCTGTGAGTGGACCTCAGTCTTCTTGGATACCTTATGTGTGTCATGGTTCTGAGGGGCAGCTGACAGGGGCCAAAGCTGGGACACTCACCCTGTGGATGTCCTTGTTGCTGTCTATCCCTCAGGGCCAGCATCCCAGGGACAGTCCCTGAGCCCTTCCATCCTGAGTCACCTCTGCTCCAAGCTCCACATCTCATGTCACCAGTGGGGGCCATAGCTGGGAGCTCCTCCTGCTGACCGACAGTGGCCCCTCCACCCAGAAGACTGTTCCCAGCCCCACAGTGACTTAGTCAAGTTACTTCACAACATCCCAGTtgcccatcccccatccctcccttGCATGGGGCTGTGGTGGTAACAGTGGTGGCTTTGTCTTGCAGGCCATCTATGTGTTAGATTTCTTCTGGAATGAAACCTGGTACCTGAAGACCATTGACATCTGCCATGACCACTTTGGGTGGTACCTGGGCTGGGGTGACTGCGTGTGGCTGCCCTACCTCTACACACTGCAGGTGAGGAGCCAGGGTGCTGGGACAGGATGACCAGCCTCGTGGGCATTGACTGTGTGGTCTTCAGCTGCTGCTGAGCTTGTTAAGGCGTTAGCCCCTGGGGCCCACTGGACCAGTGTCTTCTCCCATGAGGGGAAAGTTCCTTGTATCACAGATATCCTTGACCCATCATGGGATTTGGTTCCCACTTCACCCACTCGGCACTGAAAGTACCCACCCAAAGTGCATATAACTCACCCGGCCTACCAACTGTAGCTCAGCCTTGCCCTCGTGGCTGTGGCTGGGCAAAGTTATCCCACATAAGGCCTGGAGAGCTGCTGAGAACTGTACAGAAATTGAGCAGCAGATGGTGTGGAATGGCTTTTGAACCATGTTAAGCTGATCCACTCTAACCACTATTAGTTGGTCCGGGAAGCCCTGGGATTGCACCCATATGAGCATGTCCCTAGTCATCCTGTAGTCAGGGCAGAACCCCCAGCTCAACCAGGCAGGGTAGAGCCACCAGGGTGGCCAGCAGTGACTCAAGCGGGGCTGTATGTCCTAATCCCCACCTCTCGGCTATGTCCGCACCATGGTAGAAGTGTGCCTGCTCATCAGAGGCTGGGAGGAGCTCAGAGCAGCACAGGAGGCTGTTGTTGGCCTCTCCAGGTGGGAGTCGGTGAGGTGGGCCTCTGGCAGCTGCTTGCGTAGCTGATGGTGACGTGGGCTGTGGAAGTGGTCTGGCTACCTGTGCAAGGGTGCTGGGAAAGCGGTAGTTCCCAGCAAGGACGAGGGTGGAGAGTAAGGACTTGGACAGGTGTCAGCCCCCGACTTTCACTAACTGTAGGTCCTCAccagctattggtgaaattattaaggccactccacgtagttaaaaggaagatttatttagtgggtaacttacaaatgaagggataggtaggtctcggggtctggggaaggtccagcagtgttctctggagctctgcttggtcagcctctaccgtctagggtccaggaccAGAGAACGtatgctggcccatccagatctcgggtctcttggtgcctcccttggccccgccttataggcatgacagttgcctaAGCCTCagtaggggttggaacttccagatcaaagctggaatgccACCCACTACAATGAGCAGCTCACATGGACCGGTGTTTGCACTGATTGGGCACCTGCTCATGGGCCACCTCATTGTCTCTACAGTGCCAGTGTGTGAACTGGTGACAGAGACCGAACTTACACAAGTCTTTCTATCTAGCAGGCCTTGTTTCAGCCTTAAGATACAGCGGCTTCTGTGCTGAAAGGTCCATAGACTAAGCtacacatgtattttttttttaacttgctggTCTTCTTGAACACTCCCAGCTCTTAGTtggttgaggtaggaggatcaggagttcaaagtcaccctcagctacatagaaagttcaaggtcatcttgggcaacatgagactatctcaaaatataaacaagaaaCTGTGCTGAATGaatatggagttttttttttttttctgtgtcagtATTCCCTAAATGTGGTCTCACAATCATTTGTTcagcatttacattttttttttcttcaagacaagctttctctgtcctggaactttgctGTCCTTGCCTTgagtatcctggaactcactttgtagatcatgttgaccttgaactcacagaggtctgcctgtctctgcttcccagtgctgagattaaaggcgtggtcACCGCCACCTGGCCAGCATTTACATCTTAATGGGCTTCACATAGGCAATTAAACATCTCTACTATATAGTATATTGTAGATAATTAGGCATCTCTTTAATCTAGAGGTGACTTCAGGTTTATAGGGGGATGTGCACAGATTATAGACAAACACTACACTGTCtcttgggggtttttttgtttattattttagatttatttttttcattatcagtgtgtgtgtgtgctcgcatgtgagtacaggtgcccacagaatccagaagGGGGCACTAgaacctctggagctggagttttaggCAGTTGCGAGCTGCTCCACATGGATGATGGGTCCTCtgtaaccactgagtcatctccccagccctgtttttgttattttgaggtaGTCTTactttgcagccctggctggctggcactCACTGTGAAGTGAAGCTGGCCTTCAGCtattattctcctgcctcagcctgagtgCTGGATTGTGGGTGAGAGCCACCACATCTGTTTATGTACCTGTCTCACATGGAGGGATTGAGCACCATGGATTTGGGTGCGTCCTGGAACCTGGCCTTTGTGTTCTGAGGCACAGCCATATGGCTATGAGATGTGTGTATACAGGTATATTCTTTATTCTATATTTGTTTTGGGGGTCTCTCAAGGAGCAGAATAAGCAGGAGCTGGGGTGATGATGGGGCCTGGTAGGTCCCAAACTTTCAGTGGGGGCCTGGAAGCCAGGAGAAGGCTGATGTTGGAGTTCAAAATCGAAGACTGCCTGCTGGCAGCATCCCCTTTATCCCAAGGGAGGTTGGTCTCAATGTATTAAATGAGGTCCACCCACATTGTGGGTGTTCATCTGCTTTACTCAGTGCTTATTTAAATGTTAATCTCAGCTGGAGAGATAACCTCAAGGGTTAAGAGTGTGTGCTGCATCAtcaggaggaccagagttcagatctcagcacccagaGAACAAACTGGGAGTcccatgcatgcctgtaatcctagggcagagacagaaggatgacTGAGCCTTCTCAGCTCCTAGCCTAGCCAAGAAAAtttgagccccaggttcagggagagacccagcctcaaagGAGAAGGTGGAGCGTGACAGAGGAGGACAGCAGACACTTTCTTCTGATAGCTTCATGTGTACtcaggtgcat
The nucleotide sequence above comes from Peromyscus maniculatus bairdii isolate BWxNUB_F1_BW_parent chromosome 1, HU_Pman_BW_mat_3.1, whole genome shotgun sequence. Encoded proteins:
- the Dhcr7 gene encoding 7-dehydrocholesterol reductase isoform X1 is translated as MISRHLGRGFRQTLGAPLESAGQPPEHGKQDLMASKSQHNAPKTKSPNGKAESQGQWGRAWEVDWFSLASVIFLLLFAPFIVYYFIMACDQYSCSLTTPVVDIATGRANLADIWAKTPPVTAKAVQLYTLWVSFQVLLYSWLPDFCHRFLPGYVGGVQEGAITPAGIVNKYEVNGLQAWLITHFLWFLNAYFLSWFSPTIIFDNWIPLLWCANILGYAVSTFAMIKGYLFPTSVEDRKFTGNFFYNYMMGIEFNPRIGKWFDFKLFFNGRPGIVAWTLINLSFAAKQQELYGHVTNSMILVNVLQAIYVLDFFWNETWYLKTIDICHDHFGWYLGWGDCVWLPYLYTLQGLYLVYHPVHLSTPNAVGILLLGLVGYYIFRITNHQKDLFRRTDGRCLIWGKKPKAIECSYTSADGQKHHSKLLVSGFWGVARHFNYTGDLMGSLAYCLACGGGHLLPYFYIIYMTILLTHRCLRDEHRCANKYGRDWERYTAAVPYRLLPGIF
- the Dhcr7 gene encoding 7-dehydrocholesterol reductase isoform X2 produces the protein MASKSQHNAPKTKSPNGKAESQGQWGRAWEVDWFSLASVIFLLLFAPFIVYYFIMACDQYSCSLTTPVVDIATGRANLADIWAKTPPVTAKAVQLYTLWVSFQVLLYSWLPDFCHRFLPGYVGGVQEGAITPAGIVNKYEVNGLQAWLITHFLWFLNAYFLSWFSPTIIFDNWIPLLWCANILGYAVSTFAMIKGYLFPTSVEDRKFTGNFFYNYMMGIEFNPRIGKWFDFKLFFNGRPGIVAWTLINLSFAAKQQELYGHVTNSMILVNVLQAIYVLDFFWNETWYLKTIDICHDHFGWYLGWGDCVWLPYLYTLQGLYLVYHPVHLSTPNAVGILLLGLVGYYIFRITNHQKDLFRRTDGRCLIWGKKPKAIECSYTSADGQKHHSKLLVSGFWGVARHFNYTGDLMGSLAYCLACGGGHLLPYFYIIYMTILLTHRCLRDEHRCANKYGRDWERYTAAVPYRLLPGIF